CCATCCATATTAGTTTGCTATTTGGTGCGCTCATAAAGACGAAAGTTTATCTTTGAAGTCCCACGTTGTCAAACAGTCTGTTACTGCCGTCGCGTCTTATCGCTGGAATAAGGGGATATCAGCTGTGTTGGTGTAAAATATAGGAGAAATATGGTTTTCTGAAAATTAATATGAGGATAAGAAAATGACAGAGCAAAATATGGCATGCGCTCTTACCGATAAAAAGTGTGTACCGTGTGAAGGGGGCGTCCCTCCAAAAACTGAAAGCGAAGCAATGGAGTTATTAAAACAGCTTGATGGCTGGCTGTTGAATGGCGGGAAGATCGAGAAGAGTTTTGATTTCAAGGATTTTTACGAAACGATTGAATTTGTCAATAGTGTCGCCTGGATATGTAATAGAGAAGGGCACCATCCCGACTTGGAAGTTTCATATAACAAATGCAAGGTGATTTTCTGGACCCATGCGATAAGCGGGCTTTCGGAAA
The Nitrospinota bacterium DNA segment above includes these coding regions:
- a CDS encoding 4a-hydroxytetrahydrobiopterin dehydratase, whose translation is MTEQNMACALTDKKCVPCEGGVPPKTESEAMELLKQLDGWLLNGGKIEKSFDFKDFYETIEFVNSVAWICNREGHHPDLEVSYNKCKVIFWTHAISGLSENDFICAAKVDRLFK